A region of Flavobacterium album DNA encodes the following proteins:
- a CDS encoding MFS transporter, translating to MSSQNQTKWGQFIPLVTVFFFWGFVAASNDILIPVFKKAFDLSQGQSQLVSVAFYIAYTVGALLYMGISFLTKKDIVSRLGYKNSLALGLVISALGTLLFFPAANTQSFPLMLSGLFIVGLGFSLQQTVANPLAIALGPVTTGSQRLTLAGGINNFGTTIGPLIVSFALFGDPANANPNVNIEDVKIPYLILGAAFILVAIMLKFSSLPNHPATEEDIVEDAKGPGKSALQYPQLLLGMLAIFLYVGVEVSTASNLPAYLEKDLGFLTKDVAPYISLYWASLMIGRWGGAVEAFTNTKSMQMVFKFIAPYLAFGVFLGVNAIAQHDLAPFYVYAAIILVLIVADLASKGNPATMLMLFAFLGIIALLVGMTTEGMVSVYAFTSVGLFCSTLWPCIFTLAISGLGKKTTQGSNFLIMMIMGGGLVSFTQGMVADATNIKMSYIVGVVCFAYLAFYAIVVKGILKRQGINFDTKISGGH from the coding sequence ATGAGTTCACAAAACCAAACCAAATGGGGCCAGTTCATTCCGCTGGTAACCGTTTTCTTCTTTTGGGGGTTCGTTGCCGCAAGTAACGATATCCTCATTCCCGTTTTCAAGAAGGCGTTCGACCTTTCGCAGGGGCAAAGCCAATTGGTATCCGTTGCATTTTATATAGCCTATACCGTTGGTGCGCTGCTTTATATGGGAATTTCATTCCTTACCAAAAAAGACATCGTAAGCCGTTTGGGTTACAAGAATTCACTTGCGCTTGGCCTTGTAATTTCTGCATTGGGGACATTATTATTTTTTCCGGCGGCAAATACGCAATCGTTTCCTCTAATGCTGTCAGGCCTCTTTATCGTTGGGCTTGGGTTTTCACTGCAGCAAACGGTGGCCAACCCACTTGCTATTGCACTGGGGCCGGTTACTACGGGATCACAACGCCTAACGCTTGCCGGTGGTATCAATAACTTCGGTACGACTATAGGCCCGCTTATCGTGAGCTTTGCACTGTTTGGCGATCCTGCTAACGCGAATCCTAATGTTAATATCGAGGATGTAAAAATACCGTACCTTATTCTTGGCGCGGCTTTCATCCTTGTTGCGATAATGCTGAAATTCTCTTCGTTGCCAAACCATCCGGCTACGGAAGAAGATATTGTTGAAGATGCAAAAGGGCCTGGCAAATCGGCTTTGCAGTATCCGCAGCTGCTATTGGGTATGCTTGCGATCTTCCTTTATGTAGGTGTTGAAGTTTCTACAGCGAGCAACCTGCCAGCCTATCTTGAAAAAGACCTCGGCTTCCTTACTAAAGATGTTGCTCCTTATATCTCATTGTATTGGGCCAGCCTTATGATCGGCCGTTGGGGCGGTGCTGTTGAGGCTTTTACCAATACTAAGAGCATGCAGATGGTATTCAAATTCATAGCGCCTTACCTTGCGTTTGGCGTGTTCCTTGGGGTAAATGCTATCGCACAGCACGACCTTGCACCGTTCTATGTATATGCCGCCATTATTTTGGTGCTTATAGTTGCCGACCTTGCCAGTAAAGGAAACCCGGCTACTATGCTGATGCTGTTTGCATTTCTGGGTATCATTGCATTACTGGTAGGTATGACTACTGAAGGTATGGTGAGTGTGTATGCCTTTACAAGCGTTGGCTTATTTTGCAGTACGCTGTGGCCTTGTATCTTTACGCTGGCAATCAGCGGACTTGGTAAGAAAACTACCCAGGGTAGTAACTTCCTTATCATGATGATCATGGGTGGCGGATTAGTAAGCTTTACCCAGGGTATGGTTGCCGATGCGACCAATATCAAGATGAGTTATATAGTAGGTGTTGTTTGTTTCGCTTACCTTGCATTCTATGCTATTGTTGTTAAGGGCATCCTGAAACGCCAGGGCATCAATTTCGATACAAAGATCAGCGGAGGACACTAA
- a CDS encoding HlyD family secretion protein, translating to MLNISANNKVPLGEIERFSTVRYLTTRPHHKMLNRIIIGLCILAVIILFLPWTQNISGTGFVTTLTPDQRPQTIHNAIPGRIEKWYVREGDFVKKGDTILFLSEIKEDYFDPNLVENTKQQVDAKRNALQSYDSKVGALESQAVALSREKDLKLQQARNKIKQSLLKVKSDSIDLEAVKTQLRIATTQFDRSVKLNKDGLKPLTDVEEKRLKLQESQAKIITQENKLLTAKNELINAQVEINRITAEYSEKISKSNSDKFTALSSQYDTEAQVNKLENQYVNYSIRNGLYYITAPQDGYVNRALQSGIGETVKEGTALVSIMPAGYDIAVETYVNPIDLPLLKKGDEVRVWFDGWPTIVFSGWPGMSYGTFGGRIVAIENFISPNGKYRILIAPDPKQAPWPKQLSIGAGTQTIALLDTVPVWFEIWRTLNGFPPNYYQANESDTAKEKAKK from the coding sequence ATGCTAAATATCTCTGCAAACAATAAAGTGCCCCTGGGGGAAATAGAAAGGTTTAGCACCGTGAGGTACCTTACTACCAGGCCGCACCACAAAATGCTTAACCGCATCATTATCGGGCTATGCATCCTGGCTGTAATAATCCTTTTCCTGCCATGGACGCAGAATATTTCCGGAACCGGATTCGTAACCACCCTTACACCCGACCAGCGACCGCAAACCATACACAATGCCATACCCGGCAGAATTGAAAAATGGTATGTACGCGAAGGTGATTTCGTTAAGAAGGGCGATACGATACTTTTCCTCTCAGAAATCAAGGAAGATTATTTCGACCCCAACCTCGTAGAAAATACAAAGCAACAGGTTGACGCCAAGCGAAATGCCCTGCAGTCTTATGACAGCAAGGTTGGAGCGCTCGAATCACAGGCGGTAGCGCTCTCCAGGGAAAAAGATTTGAAACTACAGCAGGCCCGCAACAAGATAAAGCAGTCATTGCTGAAAGTAAAGAGCGACAGCATTGATCTTGAAGCGGTAAAGACCCAGCTCAGGATCGCAACAACGCAGTTTGACCGTTCGGTAAAGCTTAACAAAGACGGCCTTAAACCCCTTACCGATGTTGAGGAGAAACGGCTTAAGCTACAGGAATCGCAGGCTAAGATAATAACGCAGGAAAATAAACTGCTGACCGCAAAAAATGAACTCATCAATGCACAGGTCGAGATTAACCGCATTACCGCAGAGTATTCTGAAAAAATATCAAAGTCCAACAGCGATAAATTTACAGCTCTCAGCAGCCAGTATGATACCGAGGCGCAGGTAAACAAACTGGAGAACCAGTACGTGAACTACTCAATCCGTAACGGGCTGTACTACATAACCGCGCCACAGGACGGATATGTAAACCGTGCACTGCAGTCGGGTATTGGCGAAACGGTTAAGGAAGGTACGGCGTTGGTGAGCATTATGCCTGCCGGTTATGACATTGCTGTCGAGACCTATGTAAACCCTATTGACCTTCCTTTATTAAAAAAAGGCGATGAAGTGCGGGTGTGGTTTGACGGATGGCCGACTATCGTATTCTCCGGATGGCCGGGGATGTCCTACGGCACCTTTGGCGGACGGATAGTCGCTATTGAGAATTTCATCAGCCCTAACGGCAAATACAGGATCCTGATCGCTCCGGATCCAAAACAGGCCCCATGGCCAAAGCAGCTGAGCATTGGTGCCGGCACGCAGACCATAGCATTGCTGGACACTGTACCTGTGTGGTTTGAAATCTGGCGGACCCTCAATGGCTTCCCTCCTAATTATTATCAGGCAAACGAAAGCGATACAGCAAAAGAAAAAGCTAAAAAATGA
- a CDS encoding YqaE/Pmp3 family membrane protein: protein MRYVIAFFFPWLSLFLQGKIMSGFICLVLQLTLIGWIPAFIWAVSSLNRMYADRRNRQLIRAVERSRK, encoded by the coding sequence ATGAGATACGTTATTGCCTTCTTTTTCCCGTGGCTGTCCCTTTTCCTTCAGGGAAAAATAATGTCGGGATTCATCTGCCTTGTTTTGCAGCTGACGCTCATTGGCTGGATACCGGCATTTATTTGGGCAGTAAGCTCGCTGAACCGTATGTATGCCGACAGGCGTAACAGGCAGCTCATCAGGGCTGTTGAACGGAGCCGGAAATAA
- a CDS encoding glycoside hydrolase family 97 protein, which yields MKFYITAIIIFCAGLLNAQTVQSPSKEITVTFAIDASGRPNYTVSYKNKPVILKSGMGLEIKHLPALTGGFKAIETAQSTVDTSWKPVLGEVAEIRNNYNQLAIALEQVETGRRMNIIFRVFDEGVGFRYDFPKQPNLNYFIVSGENTEFNLAGDHKAFWIPGDFDSQEYAYNETLLSQIDNQKVDMNNGIGMKSIPQRYAVQSPLMMKSKDGLYINIFEAAVINYPVMHLQSDPAKHTLKSLLVPNAMGDMAFLQTPAHTPWRTIMVSDDARKILAQKMILNLNDPSAIDDTSWIKPMKYIGIWWEMHAGKSTWDMSGTQDAAQKTTATPRPHGATTANAKKYIDFAKKHGFEGLLIEGWNTGWEDWYNNWKEEVFDFTTPYPDFNVKEVSDYAKKNGVQLIMHHETSGSVSNYERRLDRAFKHMKDYGYQSVKSGYVGRIIPRGEFHDGQTMVNHYLYVVKRAAENKIMVDSHESARPTGVQRTWPNYIAAEAARGNEFNAWSVGNPPTHETILPFTRLLGGPMDYTPGIFEIKMNVYDPTKTEQVHTTLAKQLALYITMYSPLQMAADIPENYEKYPDAFQFIKDVETDWQDTKILEAEPGDYITIARKTKGKESWFLGAITDENTRTTTVSLDFLTPGKKYRAVIYQDGKTADWKNNPISYEIKTQEVTSKTKLKLILAAGGGTAISFMPIDK from the coding sequence ATGAAATTTTACATTACAGCAATCATTATTTTCTGCGCGGGCCTGCTTAATGCCCAAACCGTACAGTCGCCTTCAAAAGAAATTACGGTCACCTTTGCAATTGATGCTTCAGGGCGGCCGAATTATACTGTTTCCTATAAAAACAAGCCTGTTATCCTTAAAAGCGGTATGGGCCTTGAAATAAAACACCTTCCTGCCTTAACGGGAGGCTTTAAAGCAATCGAGACCGCGCAATCTACTGTGGATACTTCATGGAAGCCGGTACTTGGCGAGGTGGCGGAGATCAGGAATAACTACAACCAGCTGGCCATTGCACTTGAACAAGTGGAGACCGGCAGGCGTATGAATATTATTTTCCGCGTGTTCGACGAAGGCGTTGGTTTCCGCTACGATTTTCCAAAACAGCCGAACCTCAATTATTTCATTGTTTCGGGCGAAAATACAGAGTTCAATCTTGCGGGAGACCATAAAGCTTTCTGGATTCCCGGCGATTTCGACAGCCAGGAATATGCTTACAACGAAACATTGCTTTCGCAGATAGACAACCAGAAGGTCGATATGAACAACGGGATCGGGATGAAATCTATTCCGCAACGATATGCGGTTCAGTCACCATTGATGATGAAAAGCAAAGATGGCCTGTACATTAATATCTTTGAAGCGGCAGTGATCAATTACCCGGTAATGCACCTGCAATCAGACCCGGCAAAGCATACGCTAAAATCATTATTAGTTCCGAATGCCATGGGCGATATGGCTTTTTTGCAAACGCCTGCCCACACGCCGTGGCGGACTATCATGGTAAGCGATGATGCACGGAAGATCTTGGCGCAGAAGATGATACTCAACCTCAATGATCCGTCTGCTATAGACGATACTTCGTGGATAAAACCCATGAAATACATCGGTATCTGGTGGGAGATGCACGCCGGAAAATCGACCTGGGATATGAGTGGGACACAGGATGCCGCGCAAAAAACAACAGCCACGCCAAGGCCGCACGGCGCTACAACTGCCAATGCAAAGAAATATATTGATTTTGCCAAAAAGCACGGCTTCGAAGGCCTTTTGATAGAAGGTTGGAATACCGGCTGGGAAGACTGGTACAACAACTGGAAGGAAGAAGTGTTCGATTTCACCACGCCATATCCTGATTTTAATGTAAAAGAGGTAAGCGATTATGCCAAAAAGAATGGAGTCCAGCTGATCATGCACCATGAGACCTCTGGCTCCGTTTCCAACTATGAGCGCAGGCTCGACAGGGCTTTTAAGCACATGAAAGATTACGGTTACCAATCGGTAAAGAGTGGTTATGTGGGCAGGATCATTCCGCGTGGTGAGTTCCACGACGGGCAGACAATGGTAAACCACTACCTGTATGTTGTAAAACGTGCCGCAGAGAATAAGATCATGGTCGATTCGCATGAATCGGCACGGCCAACAGGTGTACAGCGCACATGGCCCAACTACATTGCTGCTGAAGCCGCGCGTGGCAACGAGTTCAACGCGTGGAGCGTAGGCAACCCGCCGACGCACGAAACCATACTGCCGTTCACAAGGCTACTGGGCGGCCCTATGGACTACACGCCTGGTATATTCGAAATCAAGATGAATGTGTACGACCCCACAAAAACAGAGCAGGTGCACACTACTTTAGCAAAGCAATTGGCGCTTTACATCACGATGTACAGCCCGCTTCAAATGGCTGCCGACATACCGGAAAATTATGAGAAATATCCGGATGCTTTCCAGTTTATAAAAGATGTGGAGACCGACTGGCAGGACACCAAAATACTGGAAGCTGAACCGGGTGACTACATTACCATTGCCCGCAAAACTAAAGGCAAGGAAAGCTGGTTCCTCGGTGCAATCACCGATGAGAATACGCGTACGACTACTGTTTCCCTCGATTTCCTTACACCGGGCAAAAAGTACAGAGCGGTTATTTATCAGGATGGAAAAACGGCCGACTGGAAAAACAATCCGATCAGCTACGAGATAAAAACGCAGGAAGTAACGTCTAAAACCAAGCTGAAGCTAATTCTTGCAGCAGGCGGGGGGACCGCTATCAGTTTTATGCCAATTGACAAATAA
- a CDS encoding TolC family protein yields the protein MMRLIYITIFMFAISASAQVVGQEQMTFSEYIGYVKKFHPVVRQANLQVSAAQAALMAARGAFDPKLEVDYNAKEFKGTEYYSLLNSSFKIPTWYGIELKAAFDNSEGMYLNPQNVTPNSGLTSVGISIPLGKGLLINSRMADVRAAKINLNLGDAERKLQTANALHDASLAYFKWQQAHQEVALYQTYLDFASQRYEGITKLIEAGDKAAIDSVEAGIIVRNRMLTLEDARLKLAKARLEMSNYLWIDNVPVELSETIVPQDDTKSSVWEAWGITNSDAIYQLPENHPKIVALESKRDVLDIERKLKANLLLPEINLSYNYLSEPAYFDNYRLEDYKIGLNFSFPLFLRKERGGLKLAKLKLQDAQLDLDLERVALKNKIMAQEAEIRSVERQQELLDSLVKNYSQMLLAEEGLFAAGESSIFLINSRENSLVGAKLSQINMENRYLTSTVKLFNILGLAQ from the coding sequence ATGATGCGACTCATCTACATAACGATTTTCATGTTCGCCATCAGTGCAAGTGCGCAGGTTGTTGGGCAGGAGCAAATGACATTTTCTGAATACATCGGGTATGTGAAGAAATTCCATCCCGTTGTGCGGCAGGCAAACCTTCAGGTAAGCGCTGCTCAGGCTGCGCTGATGGCCGCAAGGGGCGCATTCGATCCCAAGCTGGAAGTTGACTATAATGCTAAAGAATTCAAGGGAACGGAATATTATTCGCTGCTTAACAGCAGCTTTAAGATACCTACATGGTATGGCATTGAGCTTAAGGCAGCCTTTGATAACAGCGAAGGAATGTATCTAAATCCGCAAAACGTGACTCCTAATTCCGGGCTTACCTCTGTGGGGATATCGATACCATTAGGAAAAGGCCTGCTCATTAATAGCCGCATGGCCGATGTGCGCGCTGCCAAAATAAACCTGAATCTGGGCGATGCTGAACGTAAGCTTCAGACTGCAAATGCCCTGCACGACGCTTCGCTTGCCTATTTTAAATGGCAGCAGGCCCACCAGGAGGTTGCTCTTTACCAAACTTACCTTGATTTTGCAAGCCAGCGATATGAAGGTATAACGAAGTTGATAGAAGCCGGCGACAAGGCAGCAATTGACAGCGTTGAGGCAGGGATAATAGTACGAAACAGGATGCTTACACTTGAAGATGCAAGGCTTAAACTTGCAAAGGCACGACTGGAAATGTCTAACTATCTCTGGATTGACAATGTGCCTGTAGAGCTTTCAGAAACCATAGTACCGCAGGACGATACGAAAAGTTCTGTATGGGAGGCGTGGGGAATAACAAACAGCGATGCAATTTACCAGTTGCCTGAAAACCACCCGAAAATTGTTGCATTGGAAAGCAAGCGGGATGTTTTGGACATTGAAAGGAAACTGAAGGCAAACCTGTTGCTGCCGGAGATCAACCTAAGCTATAATTATCTGTCTGAACCTGCCTACTTTGACAATTACCGGCTGGAGGATTACAAGATAGGGCTAAACTTTTCCTTTCCCTTGTTTTTGCGGAAAGAGCGTGGTGGGCTGAAACTGGCCAAGCTAAAACTACAGGACGCGCAACTGGATCTTGATTTAGAGCGTGTAGCCCTGAAAAACAAGATTATGGCACAGGAAGCCGAGATTCGGTCGGTAGAAAGGCAGCAGGAATTGCTCGATAGCCTTGTGAAGAATTACAGCCAGATGCTTTTAGCGGAAGAAGGCCTGTTTGCAGCCGGAGAAAGTTCTATCTTCCTGATAAATTCCCGCGAAAACAGCCTTGTTGGTGCGAAGCTGTCGCAGATCAATATGGAAAACAGATATCTTACATCAACTGTGAAATTATTCAACATCCTGGGCCTCGCCCAATAA
- a CDS encoding family 43 glycosylhydrolase: MKRILIILLLVVFASGYGQQKTYCNPINIDYGYCPIPNFVTQGKHRATADPVITFFKGKYYLFSTNQWGYWHSDDMLDWKFIPRKFLRPEHGVYDELCAPSVSFVNDTLLVVGSTHTKEFPIWMSTKPEGDNWKELVHKFEAGAWDPYIFWDNEKDELYLYYGSSNLYPLYGVKLNRKTFQPEGEVISVLALNDDEHGWERFGEHNDNTFLQPFTEGAFMTKHEGKYYLQYGAPGTEFSGYADGVYVGTNPLGPFEYQPFNPFSYKPGGFARGAGHGATYQDVNNDYWHISTVVLSVKNNFERRLGIWPAGFDKEGVMYSNTAYGDYPTYLPTQKKGHTGLASFAGWMLLNYNKPVQVSSTLGGFQPNFAVDEDIKTYWSAKTGNKGEYIMTDLGEKSTINAIQINYADQDVEIMGKPATTTGHKYIIYASEDGKKWSVLVDKSKNTKDVPHDYIELTKPATARYIKLENLQMPKGKFAISGLRIFGKGSGEKPGEVKNFVPLRAEPKKKGERRNVWFKWQQEPNADGYVIYFGKSADKLYGSIMVYGKNEYYFSGLDRSDAYYFQIEAFNANGIGPKTEIKKSE, encoded by the coding sequence ATGAAAAGGATACTTATCATATTATTGCTTGTTGTGTTTGCTTCGGGTTACGGCCAGCAGAAGACCTATTGCAATCCCATAAACATCGATTACGGCTATTGCCCGATACCCAATTTTGTCACGCAAGGGAAGCACCGCGCCACAGCCGACCCGGTAATTACATTCTTCAAAGGGAAATATTACCTGTTCTCTACCAACCAGTGGGGCTACTGGCACAGCGATGATATGCTCGACTGGAAATTCATTCCCCGCAAATTCCTCAGGCCGGAGCACGGTGTATATGACGAGCTTTGCGCGCCGTCCGTTTCTTTTGTAAACGATACACTGCTCGTAGTCGGTTCTACGCATACTAAAGAATTCCCTATCTGGATGAGCACCAAACCCGAAGGCGATAACTGGAAAGAACTGGTACACAAATTTGAGGCCGGCGCGTGGGATCCTTACATTTTCTGGGATAATGAAAAAGACGAGTTGTACCTGTATTACGGTTCCAGCAACCTGTACCCGTTATATGGTGTAAAGCTCAACCGTAAAACATTCCAGCCTGAAGGCGAAGTAATCTCTGTTTTAGCGCTGAATGACGATGAGCACGGATGGGAACGCTTTGGCGAACATAACGACAATACTTTCCTTCAGCCTTTTACTGAAGGCGCTTTTATGACGAAGCACGAGGGCAAATACTACCTGCAATATGGCGCACCGGGTACTGAATTCAGCGGTTATGCCGATGGGGTATATGTGGGCACTAACCCGCTTGGCCCGTTTGAATACCAACCTTTCAACCCGTTCTCTTATAAGCCGGGAGGCTTTGCAAGAGGGGCAGGGCATGGCGCGACCTACCAGGATGTGAACAACGATTACTGGCACATATCGACTGTGGTATTATCTGTAAAGAATAATTTTGAAAGGCGTCTGGGCATCTGGCCCGCAGGCTTTGATAAGGAGGGCGTAATGTACTCTAATACGGCCTATGGCGATTACCCGACGTATCTTCCCACACAAAAGAAAGGCCACACCGGGCTGGCATCATTTGCCGGCTGGATGCTGCTCAACTACAACAAGCCCGTACAGGTGTCATCTACTTTGGGAGGTTTTCAGCCGAACTTTGCTGTTGACGAGGATATCAAGACGTATTGGTCGGCTAAAACAGGGAATAAAGGCGAATACATCATGACCGACCTTGGTGAAAAAAGCACCATCAATGCGATACAGATCAATTATGCCGACCAGGACGTGGAAATTATGGGCAAGCCCGCCACGACTACAGGGCATAAGTACATCATTTATGCCTCGGAAGACGGAAAGAAATGGTCGGTGCTGGTGGACAAAAGCAAAAACACCAAAGACGTGCCGCACGACTATATTGAGCTTACCAAACCTGCTACAGCACGTTATATAAAACTGGAAAACCTGCAAATGCCTAAGGGTAAATTCGCGATAAGCGGATTGCGGATTTTTGGGAAAGGCAGTGGCGAAAAACCGGGAGAAGTAAAAAATTTCGTTCCTTTACGCGCCGAGCCGAAAAAGAAGGGCGAACGCCGCAATGTGTGGTTCAAATGGCAGCAGGAGCCCAATGCCGATGGCTATGTGATCTATTTTGGCAAGTCTGCTGATAAATTATATGGCTCGATTATGGTATATGGCAAAAATGAGTATTATTTTAGCGGCCTGGACAGGAGCGATGCCTACTATTTCCAGATCGAGGCTTTTAATGCCAATGGTATCGGGCCCAAAACAGAAATTAAAAAATCAGAGTAA
- a CDS encoding peptidase domain-containing ABC transporter → MTPAKRFFSLLRLDKRDVYQIFFYAIFAGIISLSLPLGIQTIINFIQSGRVSASWVLLVFIVVAGVAVVGVMAIMQLRITENLQQKIFVRSSFEFAYRLPRIRFDELYNGIYPPELANRFFDTLTIQKGVSKLLLDFSGALLQIGFGVILLSLYHPFFILFGILLVILLYMIFKFSYTPGLATSMSESKYKYRVADWLQEIARNNSTFRSPLNFTYGLEKNNSLVGGYLEYREKHFAIIKRQFAQLVVFKVIITAGLLLIGGYLVLAQQMNIGQFVAAEIIILLVINSVEKIILGLETFYDVLTSVEKIGQVADMDIDNEDSKREALPDNEGITIEAESIRFRYPGAQKDTLKDISLRLNAGEKIILQGANGSGKTTLIRILSGLLMPTSGQLQINDNSFRKFGTIQYRSKIGSIIQGESPFEGTILENITFNDPTVSDEDLRWALEKVQLTSFIKSLPEGLDTKIFPEGRQLSSSNAQKILLARSIIKKPSILFFEDPTDRMDSPAAAEIIDFIFSAENSWTVVVSSANPHWQQRCTRQITMQNGKIITDTKNKPC, encoded by the coding sequence ATGACACCAGCCAAACGATTTTTTAGCCTGCTCCGCCTTGATAAGCGGGATGTTTACCAGATTTTCTTCTATGCTATCTTCGCAGGTATCATCAGCCTGTCGCTCCCGCTTGGAATACAGACCATAATTAATTTCATACAAAGCGGACGTGTGAGCGCCTCATGGGTGCTGTTGGTATTTATTGTCGTGGCGGGGGTGGCAGTAGTTGGCGTTATGGCAATTATGCAATTGCGCATAACGGAGAACCTGCAACAAAAAATATTTGTCAGGTCTTCCTTTGAATTTGCCTACCGCCTTCCCAGGATCCGGTTTGATGAGCTCTACAACGGCATTTACCCGCCAGAACTGGCCAACCGGTTCTTTGATACGCTGACCATACAGAAAGGGGTCTCAAAACTATTGCTGGATTTTTCGGGCGCGTTGCTGCAAATAGGGTTTGGCGTAATACTGCTTTCACTGTACCATCCTTTCTTTATACTTTTCGGTATCCTGCTGGTTATCCTGCTGTATATGATATTTAAATTTTCGTACACACCGGGCCTTGCGACCAGCATGAGCGAATCTAAATACAAATATCGTGTTGCAGACTGGCTGCAGGAAATAGCACGAAATAACTCTACATTCAGGAGCCCTCTCAACTTTACTTACGGACTGGAGAAAAACAACAGCCTGGTTGGCGGCTATCTTGAGTATCGTGAAAAACACTTTGCCATAATAAAACGGCAGTTTGCGCAACTGGTTGTATTTAAGGTCATCATAACTGCCGGGCTTTTGCTTATAGGCGGATACCTGGTACTTGCCCAACAGATGAATATCGGTCAATTTGTGGCCGCCGAGATCATTATACTATTGGTGATTAATTCGGTTGAGAAGATAATCCTTGGCCTCGAAACATTTTACGATGTCCTTACTTCAGTCGAAAAAATTGGCCAGGTTGCCGATATGGATATTGACAACGAAGACAGTAAACGTGAGGCCCTCCCGGACAATGAGGGCATTACAATCGAAGCTGAAAGTATAAGGTTCAGGTATCCCGGTGCCCAAAAAGATACTCTTAAGGATATATCATTACGATTAAACGCAGGCGAAAAAATAATTTTACAAGGCGCTAACGGATCGGGTAAAACTACCCTGATAAGGATTCTTTCGGGGTTGCTGATGCCAACTTCGGGGCAACTTCAAATTAATGATAATAGCTTCCGTAAATTTGGAACGATACAATACCGCTCTAAGATCGGCAGCATCATACAAGGCGAATCGCCTTTTGAGGGGACCATACTTGAGAACATTACATTCAATGATCCCACAGTATCCGATGAGGACCTGCGATGGGCACTGGAAAAAGTACAGTTGACTTCTTTCATAAAATCCCTGCCGGAAGGACTGGATACAAAGATTTTCCCTGAAGGAAGGCAGCTCTCGTCTTCAAATGCCCAAAAGATACTGCTGGCGAGAAGCATAATAAAGAAGCCGTCCATACTCTTTTTTGAAGACCCGACGGACCGGATGGACAGTCCCGCAGCTGCGGAAATAATAGATTTTATTTTTTCGGCGGAAAATTCATGGACGGTGGTGGTTTCATCTGCCAACCCTCACTGGCAGCAACGATGCACCAGGCAGATAACAATGCAAAACGGAAAAATTATAACCGACACAAAAAATAAGCCATGCTAA